Proteins encoded in a region of the Sugiyamaella lignohabitans strain CBS 10342 chromosome B, complete sequence genome:
- the FRE8 gene encoding Fre8p (Protein with sequence similarity to iron/copper reductases; involved in iron homeostasis; deletion mutant has iron deficiency/accumulation growth defects; expression increased in the absence of copper-responsive transcription factor Mac1p; GO_component: GO:0000329 - fungal-type vacuole membrane [Evidence IDA] [PMID 19001347]; GO_component: GO:0016021 - integral component of membrane [Evidence IEA]; GO_component: GO:0016021 - integral component of membrane [Evidence ISM] [PMID 12192589]; GO_component: GO:0016020 - membrane [Evidence IEA,IEA]; GO_component: GO:0016020 - membrane [Evidence ISS] [PMID 10341420]; GO_function: GO:0000293 - ferric-chelate reductase activity [Evidence IEA]; GO_function: GO:0016491 - oxidoreductase activity [Evidence IEA]; GO_function: GO:0016722 - oxidoreductase activity, oxidizing metal ions [Evidence ISS] [PMID 10341420]; GO_function: GO:0016722 - oxidoreductase activity, oxidizing metal ions [Evidence IMP] [PMID 14534306]; GO_process: GO:0006875 - cellular metal ion homeostasis [Evidence IMP] [PMID 14534306]; GO_process: GO:0006811 - ion transport [Evidence IEA]; GO_process: GO:0055072 - iron ion homeostasis [Evidence IEA]; GO_process: GO:0055114 - oxidation-reduction process [Evidence IEA]), with protein MKFVPGSHVRLSNSLYKPSTWLQSSHPYTVASLPEEPILQLVVRKSRYPIKLRQTYSMLGIFRSVSTQFMDDARTGGIRRALFIVGGSGIAFAAPVFRYLESLGVEVKLLWAIRDPQDANVLKSIKLHDAVLDGRVEIYFTRESRLKRRLSTASLLEAQIYKELNDDEYLDIAVDDLCCMDTPQVELDEERQYDQHGYDDYDNNDEENNESGHYEAVDHDHKSSASASDGSESTLSGGEASEMPDGLPSSGSNETDPLLLSRPKFIKYSSEHVIDPIHHPRHPPSNRSKPRYIDIRDEYSYAMFNSRPVLNIRLQAWLCGISIDADDCCCVDQLLQVSQENRRGGWVISAGSHKLVHDSQQWAESKGFKFYQEEFNL; from the coding sequence ATGAAATTTGTCCCTGGATCTCATGTTCGACTGTCAAACTCTCTTTATAAACCGAGCACATGGCTACAATCGTCCCATCCTTATACAGTTGCTTCACTACCTGAGGAGCCAATTCTTCAGTTAGTGGTGCGTAAATCTCGATATCCAATCAAGTTACGACAAACATACTCAATGCTGGGAATATTCAGATCTGTTTCGACGCAGTTTATGGATGATGCTCGTACCGGTGGTATACGTAGAGCTTTGTTTATTGTTGGTGGATCAGGAATAGCATTTGCAGCTCCAGTATTTAGATATCTTGAAAGTCTAGGTGTAGAAGTTAAACTTCTATGGGCAATTCGAGATCCCCAGGATGCAAATGTGTTGAAATCAATTAAATTGCATGATGCTGTGCTTGATGGCAGAGTGGAGATCTATTTTACCAGAGAAAGCCGATTAAAACGTCGTTTGAGCACTGCTTCTTTATTAGAAGCTCAAATTTATAAGGAGCTGAACGACGATGAATATCTAGATATCGCAGTCGACGATCTGTGCTGCATGGATACTCCTCAGGTTGAACTCGACGAAGAGAGACAGTATGACCAACATGGTTATGATGATTACGACAAcaatgatgaagaaaataacGAAAGTGGTCACTATGAAGCAGTCGATCATGACCATAAATCATCCGCATCTGCTAGTGATGGCAGTGAAAGTACATTAAGTGGAGGTGAAGCATCAGAAATGCCTGATGGTTTACCATCTAGCGGATCGAATGAAACAGATCCCCTGTTGCTTAGCCGACCAAAATTTATAAAATACTCATCTGAGCATGTGATAGACCCTATTCACCATCCTCGACATCCTCCATCTAATCGTTCTAAACCACGATATATTGATATCAGAGACGAATACTCATATGCAATGTTCAACAGCCGACCAGTTCTTAATATTCGACTACAGGCTTGGTTGTGCGGTATATCCAtagatgctgatgattgctgctgtgtGGACCAACTTCTCCAGGTCAGCCAAGAAAACAGACGAGGTGGATGGGTAATATCAGCCGGATCTCACAAACTAGTCCATGATAGCCAGCAGTGGGCAGAATCAAAAGGCTTCAAATTCTATCAAGAAGAATTTAATTTGTAA